From the genome of Lotus japonicus ecotype B-129 chromosome 6, LjGifu_v1.2, one region includes:
- the LOC130725173 gene encoding uncharacterized protein LOC130725173 has protein sequence MMKEMGFGDKWRTWIEGCISSATLAVLVNGSPTDFFHIEKGLRQGDPLSPLLFNIVGSALSCMLNILAFEQVPCGFNLGNGLVINHIQFTDDTLIFCENDVAQLDRIYEVVEAFLWASGLKVNFDKSQLFGCNIPSERLVEKANSLEVCNGRKRISWVAWEQVCKSQQLGGLCLGFLGWKNRSLLLKWAWRYGKEKDALWRKIVCSKYKLDERFLIMHLVVDGFSGCSVIMQDILKNLLEDATMAKSFRDALFCRLGSGSVIPFWLDPWVEAIPLSQMFPRLFALAREKNALVHELGAFIGSKWCWSVEF, from the exons ATGATGAAGGAGATGGGGTTCGGTGACAAATGGAGAACTTGGATTGAAGGATGCATATCCTCTGCAACTCTAGCTGTATTGGTAAACGGTTCTCCAACGGATTTCTTCCACATAGAGAAGGGGCTAAGGCAAGGTGATCCCCTCTCACCCTTGCTTTTTAATATTGTGGGTAGTGCACTTTCTTGTATGCTGAATATTCTGGCGTTTGAGCAAGTTCCGTGCGGGTTTAATTTGGGAAATGGGCTTGTGATAAACCACATCCAGTTCACAGATGATACACTTATATTTTGTGAGAATGATGTGGCTCAACTAGATAGGATCTATGAGGTCGTGGAAGCTTTCCTTTGGGCCTCCGGCTTGAAAGTAAATTTTGACAAGTCACAATTATTCGGGTGCAACATTCCCTCTGAGagattggttgagaaagccaacAGCCTTGAGGTGTGCAATG GTCGAAAGCGAATCTCTTGGGTGGCTTGGGAACAAGTCTGCAAAAGTCAGCAGCTGGGAGGCTTATGCCTCGGGTTCCTGGGTTGGAAAAACCGTTCTTTACTTCTCAAGTGGGCCTGGAGATATGGGAAGGAGAAGGATGCACTGTGGAGGAAAATCGTCTGCTCCAAATACAAGTTGGATGAGAGGTTCCTGATAATGCATTTGGTGGTTGATGGCTTCTCAGGGTGCTCAGTCATAATGCAGgatattctgaaaaatctgttGGAGGATGCAACAATGGCTAAATCCTTCAGAGATGCTCTATTCTGTAGATTAGGCTCAGGTAGTGTAATTCCTTTCTGGCTGGATCCATGGGTTGAGGCGATTCCCCTCAGTCAAATGTTCCCACGCCTCTTTGCTCTAGCTCGTGAGAAAAATGCCCTGGTCCATGAGCTCGGGGCTTTCATTGGAAGCAAATGGTGTTGGTCTGTGGAGTTTTGA